TTATTGAAAAAGATGAACCTGCTGCAACAGTCATAGCATCAGATGAAAGTCTTGAAAAGGCCATTTATAAAGCAGAAAAATTGGTTGAACGAGTTTATAATGAGCTTGAACCATTTCCTGAAAAAATACTGGCTAGAAATGTCAGTGTGTGATATTTAAAAATAGCGTTTTATATATACTTAAAAAGATAAGTAGCTAATTTTTGTTCGCTACTTATCTTGATTACTTTTAATTCTATAAAATAAGTTAGTAATTTATCTAAAATAGGCCTAAAACACGTAGAATAAAGATTAATGTCCCTATTACTATCATTATAGTTACTACAATTGATGCTCCAGAGAGTATTAAAAATAATTTTGCACGTTTATCTGGATCATCCATGATATCTTCTATTGGGTCTATACTCATTTGATCACCTTGACTGTATTAATTTAACTATCTTACGAGAAAGATGTACTGTGTAGTTGTTGGAAACTTAATCCTAAGTTCCTTTATTTGAGGTCTATATATAAAAAGTTCACGTTTACATGGGTCAATATTTAATATTTTGCAGATAATGGTTGACTCCATGTCTCCAGCAATTCTTGCTCCAGATGTCAGCGACTCGATTTCAATATAAATAGGAAGTTTTAATTTTTTATAGTCTTCTTTATCAATCATGCTGGCTATTTCTTTAAGTTCAGCATTTTTAAATCTGTGCCTTGTACCATCTGCACCTAGTACGTGGGGCCTTTCTTCTTTCAAAAGTTCTGCTAATGTTTTTCGACGTCTTGGGAGATGCCTGTTTAAACTTATAACCTGCTTTTTAAGAATGTTATCTGAAGGATCTAATTTTTTCATCTATTAATTTTATCTATTCCATTCATATAAGCTTTATAAAAATGATGTAAAATAGGAAAATAATGCCTTTAATATATATCTAACTGTATAAATAGCTTTGATTTATTTTTAGGTATTAAAATAAAAAAAATAGTAAAAAAAGGAGTTTATTTGATCATCTCTACAGGGAGAAGAACTAAAACTCCAAGTAAGTCGTCTTTTTGTATAGTACCATCGATGTTTGCAAGAAATGAAGCATAGTCAACTGTTCTTTTCATGCTCATAGGAAGATGAACTTCTTCTCCCACTGCTACTGTATGTCCATATCTGTTTGATGCATAAGCAGATAAGAACACTATGTGGTTTGCAGGGATATTGATTTTTTTAATCTTTATTGATTTGGCTTCATTAGCTTTAATATCCATGTCCTCATCAGCTATTACGGCGCGTAGTTTACCAATAATGTTTCCTACTTTAAAATCGCCTAGTGCGTGAAGTTCTTCGCCTTTAAGCTCTTCTTTAACCTCATCTACCCTATTTAATACTCTAATAGCTCCCATTTTATGACTCCATGGCCTTTTTAATCATTTTCAACCTTACGAAGTTTTCTCTTTCCATTTCTTCAAGCCGCATTTCAATGTACTTGACTGTATTTTCTACTCTTGGAATGATTATGTGCTCTAGCGCATTTACCCTTCTTTTTGTTGATTCTATCTCTTCTGCAAGAAGTACAATGGTTTTTTCGATTTCTGCAAGTTCAAGTATTAAATTGATTGATTCTTCGAACTTCCTTGCTGCCTCATCAAGTTTGGCAGAAGTATCTACAAATCCGTAACCTCTTTGAACCATGTTTCTTTGTGAAGTTTCAGCTTCAAGTATAGGCACCACAACACCCATTACACTCCGTGAGTCGATATCCACTTTGACAGATTCTTTAACAGACACCGCAGCTTTTTTAACAGCTAAGTCTCCCATAACAATTTGAGCAGTTGTGAGATCTTCAAATGCCTCAGCCATTTTTTTCTCAACTTCATTTCTGGAACCTTTTACACGTTCCAGTATGTTGAAAAATTCCATTATAAGAGCATTCCTTTTCTCTTTAAGGAGACCATGCCCTTTAACTGCGAGCTTTTCACGGTCCTTAAGTTTAAGAAGTTCCATCCTTGTTGGATTAACTCCTTCTAACATTTCTTGTGCCATTTTTTATCCCTCTTTTAAAAATAAATAAAAGGAGGTTATTTATGTGCAGGGTGATATTTTGGAATATGCTCTGCTTTAACCCTTTTAAGTTCAGCTTCAGGAAGTAAACTTAGAAGTTCCCAACCAATGGTGAGTGTTTCCTCGATGGTCCTGTCCTCATCTTTGGTTTCTGTAACGAACTTGTTCTCGAATTCATCTGCAAATGCGAGATATTTTCGGTCACGTTCTGTAAGTGCTTCTTCACCAACAACAGCCATAAGGTCTCTTAAGTCACGGCCTTCAGAATATGCTGAATAAAGCTGGTCAGATACACCGCTGTGGTCTTCTCTTGTTCTTCCTTCACCAATTCCACCACTCATCAATCTTGAAAGTGATGGGAGTACGTCTACTGGAGGATAAATACCTTTCCTGTAAAGATCTCTGCTTAATACGATCTGTCCTTCGGTAATGTAACCGGTCAAGTCAGGAATTGGGTGGGTAATATCATCCTGAGGCATAACAAGAATTGGCATCTGGGTAATTGAACCTTCTTTACCTTCCATACGACCTGCTCTCTCATAGAGTGAAGCAAGGTCAGTGTACATGTAACCTGGGTATCCACGTCTTCCTGGAACCTCTTCACGTGCAGCTGAAATTTCCCTTAATGCTTCACAGTAGTTGGTCATATCAGTTAAGATAACAAGAACGTGCATTCCTTTTTCAAAAGCAAAGTATTCTGCTGTTGTAAGTGCCATCCTTGGTGTAATGATCCTTTCAGTTGCAGGGTCGTCTGCAAGGTTCATGAAAACTGTAACTCTTTCGAGAGCTCCGGTTCTTTCGAAATCTCTCATGAAGAAGTTTGCTTCTTCGTGGGTAATTCCCATAGCTGCAAATACAACTGCAAATTCAGTTTCTTCTCCTACTACCTTAGCGTGTCTTGCAATCTGTGCTGCAAGGTCGTTGTGAGGTAATCCAGATCCTGAAAATATAGGGAGTTTTTGTCCTCTAACAAGAGTGTTTGTTCCGTCTATGGTTGAGATACCAGTCTGTATAAATTCTGCTGGGAATTCCCTTGCGGTTGGGTTCATTGGGTTTCCGTTAATATCGAGTTCTTTATCTGGGATGATCTCTGGACCGCCGTCTATAGGTTTTCCAGTACCTCCGAAAACTCTTCCGAGCATGTCAAGGGAAACACCTAATCTCGCTGTTTCACCTGTAAATCTTACTTTGGTTGTTGCTGTGTTAAGGTCGCTTGTACCTTCAAACACCTGTACAACCGCAAAACCTTCACGTACCTCGAGAACCTGTCCTCTTCTGGCGTCCCCTGCAGGTGTTATTATGTCTACTATTTCGTTGTAGCCCACATCTTCAACACCTTCTACAATCATGAGAGGTCCTGAAACTTCAGAAACGGTTGTATATTCCCTTGTTTTGATATTTAAATCCATTTTCATACCTCACTAGTTTGTTTAATTACCTTATCCTGAATTGCTTTAATCTCAGCTTCAAACTCTGCTTCAGGTATGTATTTCATTCTACCGATGTCTTCTTTTACGCTGAGTGCAATGATATCGTTGGATGCCGCGCCGCGTTCAAGAGCTGCGGTAGCGTGTTCCTGGAACATGACTATGGTTTTAAGCATTCCGTATTGTTTTGCTGGTGCACAGTAAGTGTCTATTTCGTGGAACGCGTTCTGCTGGAGGAAATCTTCCCTTAGCATCCTTGTGGTTTCTAAGGTGACTCTTTCCCTGTCAGGTAATGCATCAGGACCTACTAGCTGAACGATTTCCTGAAGTTCGGATTCTTTCTGGAGTAAAAGCATTGCTTCGTCCCTTAATTCTCTCCAATCGTCACCTACATTGGTGTTCCACCATCCTGCGATGCTGTCTACATATAATGAGTAGCTCTGCAGCCAGTCAATTGAAGGGAAGTGACGTTTGTCTGCAAGTGATGAGTCAAGCGCCCAGAACACTTTGGATATACGTAAAGTGTTTTGAGTTACAGGCTCTGAAAGGTCCCCACCAGGAGGTGATACTGCACCGACTACTGTTAATGATGCTACTTTATCTTCTGTACCTACTGTGGTTACTCTTCCTGCTCTTTCGTAGAATTGAGCGAGTTTTGATGCAAGGTAAGCTGGGTAACCTTCTTCACCAGGCATCTCTTCGAGCCTTCCTGAAATTTCCCTCATAGCCTCTGCCCATCTTGATGTTGAGTCAGCCATAAGAGCTACATCGTATCCCATGTCTCTGAAGTATTCTGCAATGGTAATTCCTGTGTATACAGATGCTTCCCTTGCAGCCACAGGCATGTTTGATGTGTTTGCGATAAGGACTGTTCTGTCCATGAGTGGTTTTCCTGTTTTTGGGTCTTCAAGTTCTGGGAACTCGGTTAAAACCTCTGTCATTTCGTTTCCACGTTCTCCACATCCTATGTATACAACGATGTCTGCGTCAGCCCATTTTGCAAGCTGCTGCTGTGTAACAGTTTTACCTGAACCGAATGGACCTGGCATAGCTGCTGTTCCACCTTTTGCAACTGTGAAGAATGTGTCCTGTGCTCTTTGACCGGTTACCAGTGGTATGTCTGGGTCAAGTTTTGATTTGTATGGTCTTCCAACCCTTACAGGCCATTTCTGTACCATCTGTACTTTTTCAACGCCGGCTGATGTTTCCACTTCAGCTATGTCGTCTACTATTGTGTATTCTCCTTCACTTACGATACTTTTTAGAGTACCTTCTGTTTTTGGAGGGATCATGATCCTGTGAACTATGGAAGAAGTTTCCTGAACTTCACCAATGACGTCTCCGCCTTTTACCTGTGCTCCTGCGCTTACTTTTGGGACAAATTTCCATTTTTTGTCTTTAGGTAGTGCAGGAACGTCTACACCTCTTTCAATGTAGTCTCCAGTTAAGGCTTTAATATTTTCAAGTGGCCTTTGAATTCCATCGTAAATGGATGTAAGAATTCCAGGACCTAACTCTACTGAGAGTGGCCCTCCAGTACTTTCAATTTGTTCCCCTGGTTTGATACCAGCAGTTTCTTCATAAACCTGAATGGTTGCTGTGTCGCCTTCCAGTTCGATTATCTCACCGATAAGTCCTTCTTCACCGACTCTAACCATCTCATTCATCTGGGTTCCCTTCATGCCGTCTCCAACAATAACGGGACCTGCTATTTTAATTATCCTTCCTGTAATCATTTTACCATCTCAACCCCAATTACTCGTTTAATAAGTTCCCCAATAGGATCAGTCTTCCTTTCAGATGGACCTGTTTTATCGGGTACTTCAATTATCATAGGTAACGCGCTTGCTTTTGTGAGTCTCTCAATTGTTTTCCTCAGTTCATCTCCAATCTTTTCAGTGGTTATTATGATTGAAAAATCTCCTTTGAAAACTTCTTTAAGGGTGGTTTCTGCTTCTTCCATATTTTCTACAGGATACCCTGATTTTATGCCTCCAAGCTTAAATCCTGTAACTGTATCTGGATCTGCAATAACCGCTATACTTGATTTCATACTAGCAACTCCTTAATTTTTGAGTTAGAGAATCCTACTTCTCTTTTTGCGCGAGTTATAACCTTTAAGTTTCTTATTTCTTTTTCTTTTTTGCTTAAGAAACCTACAATTGGCCCTATTCCGAAAGGTATTTTAACTGATAAAGCTTTTGCAGTTTGTCTGACTTTTTCGTCTAAAGCTGCTTCCAGTGGTGCTACAGAACCTGTTTTAGTATATTCTGGTAAAGCATCAGTAAGAATTTGTGCATATTCAGTTCCGTCTAGGCTGCTTACAACATTTCCTACACTTTCAGATTCCATTAGGTCTTTTAATTTCCATTCTCTAATTTGATAACCATCTGAAACAATATAAGGTTGTATATCGTCATACTTTAGACCTTCAGCTTTTGCCCTTAAAATGATGCCTAAGTTAGCTGCGTCAATTTGTGTTCCTATATATGAATGTAAAGCTCTTGTGCTTTCATCAGAAGGATTTGATGTAGCGGTTAATAGGTTTTCAAGGAAAAATTTATCGAGCGAAGCTTCTAAAGGTAAAACCATGCCTGTTTTTTGATATGCAGGCAATGCCTCATCAAGAACATGTGCATATGCTGTCCCTTCAAGACCGTTGATAATTTCAGTGATACTTTTTGCATCTAAAAGTTTATCCAGTGAGTCTTTTAACTCTCCAAATGGAACTATAAGATTTACAGTTTCATCTCTGGATAAATCTGCTTCTTTTGCAGCAATTATGCTTTTTATATTCCTTATATCCCATTTTTGGAGTAAAACACTGAAAATAGGTTTAATATCCTTTGGGACTATTTTGGTTAATGTTTCATAATTATCTGCAAGATGCGTATCAAGGGCTTTTTCTAGAGGATACTGATCTATGTATTTTGCATAGTCTGGAAGTCCTCTAAGATAATTTGTCACTTCTGTTAAGTCATTTGATTCGATAATTTCTGTTAATTGTTTTTCTGTAAGAATTTTTCCTGTTCTTGCTCTTACTCGTGCATTAGGGTAAGCATATGGAAAAATATCTAACAATGGTCGTATGACTACCACTATCACTATAGCTCCAACAATTAACCCTACCAGTGCTAAAAGACCTAAAAGAGGATCAATAGAGGGAAAACCCATTTGAGCTACTATTGATATGATACCATCTGCCATGATTTTTCCCCCTTATTATTTAAATAATATTTTTGCAACCTCTGATCGTAGAGCTTTTTTGAACCTCAGCATTCTAGCTTCGATTGTATTGTTAACTTCAATATCTCCATTTTTGGTTTTTACAACAGCTCCCCCAATGGTAGCTATGTTTTCTCCAATCTCTAAGGTTGTTTTAGTGCCAGTTTTTCCTTCAATATTCTTTTCAAGTGATGAAATTGCATCCTTGACTTTGGCAACGTCATCTGCTTTTAATGATAATATTAAGTCTCCTCCACCAATCTCAATAGAAGCTTCTTCTATGATTTTTTTGAGGGATTCTTTGTATTCATCACTATCAGTAGATGCAATTTTCTTTAGTTCATCTTCGGCACGTTTAAATGCACTTTCTATTATTTCTTCTCTTGCCTCAAGCTCTGCTCTTCTGGAGTTCATTTTAGCTTCAGAGATGAGCTGTTGATATTTCATTGCGGACTGTTTATTGGCATTTTCCAGGATCTTTTCTTTTTCTAAAACTGCTTCTTTTTCTCCTTCTTCAACAATAAGAGCAGTTTCTCTTTCAGCTTCTTGGATTATAACATCAGCCTTACTTTGCGCATCAGAAATTATGCTTGAGACAATTTTATCTGCCCCAGAGTTCATTTAACTATCCTCCAAGTATTCTGTTGAATACTTAACCTCCTCCGAGGAGTCCAACACCTAACATTATCAATATAGCAACTAACAGACCGTATATAGCCTGAGTCTCTGATAATACTGCGAAGATAAGGCCCTGAGCAAACATGTCTTTGTCTTCTACTACTGCACCTACAGATGATGCTCCAGTGATACCCTGACCGATACCAGAACCAAGACCAGCAAATCCAATAGCTGCACCTGCACCTACTGCTGCTAATCCCATAGCGACGCTAATATTCTTTGTTGCTCCACCAAGTATTCCAGCACCTAACATTAACAGTATAGCAATTAACAGACCGTATATAGCCTGAGTCTCTGCAAGTACAGCGAAGATAAGGCCCTGAGCAAACATACCTCTGTCTTCTGCAACTGCACCTACACCTCCAGCAGCTGCTATACCTTGTCCTAAACCTGATCCTAATCCAGCAAAACCTACTGCTACTCCCGCGCCTATTGCTACTAGTGCGCCACCTATTTCTAATACCATTTATTTACCTCCTAACTTAGTAATTTTTCTTTTTGTACGGAAAGCCCGGAATTTTTGACTTCCGCCGATGTAAAACTGACCAAAAAATTCAACATAATGTAAACGGAGAGCGTTAATAATACCTCCGAAAGTCTGGAACGCACCGTTAGCGATGTGTCCAAATATAAATACTATTGGTATGAGTATTAAACCAATATAAGGAATTCCGCCCACTAACTGGACAAAAATGTTCACAGTCATAGCTATTCCGCCTGTTGCAAGACCAAGAGCAAGCAGCCTTGCATATGATAGAATATTTCCAATCATTCCCATAAGGTCCATGACTCCAAATGGTCCATTAACATATATGAACATGATAATGGCTATAACGGCAATGGCTCCTCCTACATAGAGTAAAATTGAACTTAATCCTAACAAGAAAGATGCAGCTGCAAGACCAACACCTACAAACATCATTAGCCATGCTATTTGTTCTCCTAAAGCTTCTTTGGTTTTTCCAGCTACTAAATTGTTACGAGCTCCAATTATTAGCCCTATAACTGTGTAGATTACACCAACTGCTATTGCCATAATTAATATGTTATCAGGATGTGCAAATGCATTGACTGCTTCTACAGTTCCAGGGATCGCAACAGTTGGATCTCCTATAAGGAATCTACCGTATATATCTCCCAGGAAACTATTTGTAATTGTACCAAGTATAATTGCCCATAGACCACCTGTAACCATGATAATACCCATATTGCGCATCATCTTATTTACTTTTCCAAGTCCAAGAATTAAAACTATACCAATTAAAGCATCTGCAATACCATAACCGGCATCTGTAAGACAGAACCCGAAGAAAAATGGGAACATTAATGCAAGGAATATTGATGGATCTATTTCATTATAACCTGGTGGAGAGTACATATGTACGAACATTTCGTATGGTTTGGCAAAACGTGGGTTATCCAGATGAATTGGAATGTCATCTCCTTCTTCAGGATCAGTTACTTCAATGATGGAGTAACCTTCACTGGATTCATTAATGGTTTCAACAGCTTTATCTGCCTTTTTAACTGGAACCCATGCTTCTAACATTAAAGTTTTATTTGTTTCTCCAAAGAAAGAAAATATTTCATTTCTATTTTTTTCGATATCGAGCTGCTCTTTTAATATTAAAAGATCATCTTTCCATTTTTCTGCAATATCTGCAAGTTCATTCATTAATTGTGCTTTTTCATTATCAATTTCATTGATTCTAGCTTCGGCACTTGAAATTATTGCAGCTGGTTTTCCGGAAAGTCCTGAAGTATTATACAACTCAAATTCGAATCTTCTTAGAAGAGCTGAGACTTTACTACCATATTCTTTTAAAGTTATGACGATTAAGATCTTTGTATCTTCTTCGGCATCTTGCTCTAAAATCACGATCTGATCTGTTATGGAAGTTACTTCTTTTTTAAATTCTTCAAATTGAGCACTGGGCATTTTTCCAGCTATTGCAGAAGTATATATTGTATTTTCTAAATCACTGAGATCAATATCAATATTTTGGAGTTTAGTTGCAATGTTAAGAGCGTTGTTAAGCTCGTTTTTTTCTGAATCAAGAATATTTATTTTATTTTCGATTGTTTTTGTTTGTCCTTCTACTTTGTCTAGAACGGATTCTGCATGTGCAATGAGAGTTTCCGTATCTAGATCTTCAACTTCTTTTTTTTGTGGTACTTTTGGATTTATAAAGCCCATAACACTCTTAAGAATGCCGCCTTCTTTTCGTTCTGCGGATTTTAAAAAATCAACAATTCCTGCAGTCTTCATTTGAAGTGAAGATAGTTTACCAGTATAGGCAGTGGCCTTTGATGGTTTTAAAATTTGTTTCCATTCCGCATCCTGTTGGATGCGTTCTGAAATATCATGGATTTGAACTATCTCTTCTTCATGAAGAGCACTTACCACAGAATTAGAATAGGCATCTAAAGTGAGTATTTTAAGCTTTTTCATTCTCGCTGGCTTAAACATATTATCACTTTTTTTTAACTAACGAGAATAGGCCTATAGTATATTTTTAACTATAACGTCTACAGCTTCATCAACTTTACCTGCAGCCTGATTTTTAGTTTTATTTATTTTCTCGTCAGCTTCTTTTGATATTTGGAGAGTTTCTTTTTTAGCTTCATCTTCTGCTTTAAAGATTATATCACCAGTTTCTTCATGAGCTTCGTCTTTAGCGTTTTTAATAAGCACCTCTGCCTTTTCTTTCGCTTCTTCTTTCATTTTAGAGGATCTTTGCTTTGCATCCTCTATTAGTTTATCGGCATCATTTTCTGCCTTTTTAATTGTCGTAATAGCTTCAGATATCGACATCATTTTGAATCACCATGATGAACAAAACTCTATTTTCAGTTATATTTATCTTTTACTATTTAATTTTCCGAGGAATTTCTTTATAAATGAATATATAAAGAGGTATGTTACTTTTCATCCTCTTTTATTATCCTGCGTTCATCAATGCCGTCATAGTAAATCTCTTCTGTATCGAATAATTTTCTGAAAGGAGCTTCTCTGGTCTGTTCTTCATATATATGTGTAACGAGAGCGGGAAGTCTCCCAATCATGAATATTCCAGTCCCAATAGTCCAATCGAAACCCATATCTGACAATATGCCTGCATTGGCTCCGTCGATATTCATTCTAATTCCTTTTTCTTCTAAAAGAATACTTTGAATTGTAAGTGCAAGCTCAGTGTGTATTCCTGAACACCCGTACTCTTTGGCAAGTTCTATAAGTTTGCGGGCCCTTGGATCTTCATTGTGGTATCTGTGGCCGAAACCAGGTATTTTATTTCCACTTTCTAAAAATTCATCCACCATTTCCCTGGCAGTTGCTTCTATATCTCCATGTGATCGTTTAACACCTTCTTGAATGGTTTTCATGGCATTCTCTATGGCTCCTGCATGGTGTTTCCCAAAGGCCAAAAGTCCGCCTGAAACGCATGCGTGCATTGGGGATCCTGTAGATGCAATAATTCTTGCAGCCTGAGTACTTGGGGGTGTTACACCGTGATCACAAAAGGAAGTTAAGACTGCTTCAAACATTTTTGATTCACTTTCTGGTGGTAATTCTCCCTTAATGAGTAAATAAACCATTTCAGAAAAGGATATATTTCCTATAAGATCCTCCTGCATGTATCCTCTAGTTTTAAGTTTATTTGGTTCAACGCTTGTTATGCTGGTCTTCCATTTGGGATTACCAAGTTTAAGTAGGTTTTCTATTGTTTCTCTTCCAATTGCCATGATATATCACTCCAGAATTGAGGAATGGAGAAATACTGACGATCTTCGTGGTTCCACGCAGCAGCACGGTCTCATAGATAAAATTCTAACACCGCTTGCTCTTTGCGGACCAATTCTAACAAAAGATCCAAGTGCAGTAACAGAACCCCCAATTCCAAGTGCCCCTACTTTAGAACTATTTATGGATTCTGTTATTTCCTCTTCTATTTTGGATTGTTCATTCAAATTTCCATATGCCATTGCTTTTACCATCAATGACGAAGCTTCAAAATGAGTTCTACCAATGCCTACAGCAGGGATGCATGGAGTGCACCCAAGCATTTTGACCTCTGATTTCATCCATGTTTTAACTTCATTAAATACTTTTCTATTATCCCTCTTATGGAAAACTCTATATGTGCTTGCCCTAATCTCAGGGCCTCCACCTAACATTAAAATATGAATATTCACACCATCTGATCGACTTTTATCAAGTATAAATGATGGAGGGGTGAGTTTTCCAGGATCAGTATATAGCCCTTTACTCTGTTCTATCCGTTCAATACCATTGCCCCGTACGGCCATAGGTCTTGCAGGAAGTTCAATAAGACCTTTTTCTATTCCAAATTTTATATCTTCGAAGAAATTAGCAGGTAAACTGACATTTTCTCCAATTTCCACTAAAACATGTGGAATACCTGTATCATCACAAAGAGGAACCTTATTTTTATTTGCTATCTCAGCATTTTTTATGAGTAATTCAAGCATCCAGGAAGTGTTTTCATTAGTTTCCATGTCCACTGCTCTTTTATAAGCATCAAACTGATCCTTCCTGAAAGTTGTACTTGCTTCAATTACTGCGTCTCTGATTAAATTAACTATTTCCATCCAATAAACACTTCCTAAGTACAATTTTTAGATAATAATTGAGTATATACTTTAAATTCCAGATAATCTAAAATTATTTTGGGATTGCTAAGTCTGATGCGTCTTTCCCGGACATTACTGCATCGCTGTAATATCTATTTATCATGTCTTGAACAAGTGAGACCTGTCTTATACGTTCTGCAGCTTGTGTCTCTGTTGTGTCCCATCCATGATGTCCAGCTACTGCTCCACCAGTCTTAAGATAAACAGGCGCTGCATATTTTATTATATCAGGGACTTCGTAGTGTCTTATAAATCCACCTGATGACTGGGGATTTTCTGTATGGAGATCGATAGAAATGTCAATTGCATTCCTTATTGACGCGATCATAGGTATCTGCAGATCTCTTACTGGATTAAATGAATCCGCCCCAATTTCTTGCAGTAACTTTGCAGAAGCAGGGTTCCCATGTCCTGTGTGGGCAGATACTTTAAAATGAGTATCCTTTGGGAGTTCGCCATCATCCCTCATTTTTCCAAGTGTCCAGAGAAGTCCCTCATCATAAACTACGATTCCTCTAACTCCCAGATCCACAGCTCTTCTAACATCTTCTATGGCATATACAAGGTTGTCATAACCTCTTAACCGATAGCCAATTCTCATTCCTTCTTTTGTTTTTGCAGATGCACTTGTATCATATGTTGCACGGGGCCCGACGCTTAAAAAAAGTTCTACCTTAGCGTCTTTAGCAATGTCAATCATCTGTTCTATTTCATAATCTGTAAGGAGCATTATTCCTTTAGTCTGTGTTACCCTGTGGACTTTAACTCCATATTTATCTGTAGCATCAATAAGGGCCGCCATTGCACCGGGTTTCTGAATCCCTGGAACTTCGAACCTGTACTGTGAACCATCTGGAAACCTCTTTTTTGATACTCTTAAATTATTATTTTCTATTCCAATAGTTTTAAGAAACTCTTTAGTCTGCATCATTATCACTTATCCTTCTCTATTAGCGTAATTTATTAATTTTAAATCTGAATAGTTTAGTTAGTTATTTTAAATTCATTATCCAGTGTCATCATTAATTCTTTCATGTTATAATTTTCTAAATCATCTAGTATTTCTAAAATATTGGCCGATACTCCTGGATTCAACTCTATGAATTTGTCCATTAATTCATTCAAGGTAAACTGGTTTTCAGGTTCTCCTTTTGGTAAATCAACACATTCACTGTAGGAGTGATCTTCAGTTTGGATTATTACGTTTGATGATCTTTTATATGGGTATGATTCATCCAGATTCTCATCACATTCAGTGACAATTTTACTGGAAATTTTTGCTATTTCATCATCTGTTTTCAAGTCATCAAGACTTAAATTTCCATTTCGCACTGCTATTGCAAGACTTACAGGTAAACTTTGCCTTATAGCTTCTTTTGTTTTTGGATCATAATTATCATGGTTTGCAGCAATTTTATATGTCTTAACGATTATTTTTTGTATATCATCTGTTTTAATACTGTTTTTATTTAAAATACAAAAAGCAGCATCAATTGTAGAGTGTAAATGTCTGCATACTGGGTATTTTTTGAAATATACATCCTGAATATGGAAATTTCCTATTTCCAGTTTCTTATTATTAATATCACCATTTACCATTGAGGATATAAACCCTTCTTTTCCATCGATGATTGAAGAAGCGCCGGTAAATCCCTCTTTTGCAAGAAGCGCTGATAAAAC
This genomic window from Methanobacterium veterum contains:
- a CDS encoding V-type proton ATPase subunit E; the protein is MNSGADKIVSSIISDAQSKADVIIQEAERETALIVEEGEKEAVLEKEKILENANKQSAMKYQQLISEAKMNSRRAELEAREEIIESAFKRAEDELKKIASTDSDEYKESLKKIIEEASIEIGGGDLILSLKADDVAKVKDAISSLEKNIEGKTGTKTTLEIGENIATIGGAVVKTKNGDIEVNNTIEARMLRFKKALRSEVAKILFK
- a CDS encoding ATP synthase subunit K (produces ATP from ADP in the presence of a proton gradient across the membrane; the K subunit is a nonenzymatic component which binds the dimeric form by interacting with the G and E subunits), which codes for MVLEIGGALVAIGAGVAVGFAGLGSGLGQGIAAAGGVGAVAEDRGMFAQGLIFAVLAETQAIYGLLIAILLMLGAGILGGATKNISVAMGLAAVGAGAAIGFAGLGSGIGQGITGASSVGAVVEDKDMFAQGLIFAVLSETQAIYGLLVAILIMLGVGLLGGG
- a CDS encoding V-type ATP synthase subunit I — protein: MFKPARMKKLKILTLDAYSNSVVSALHEEEIVQIHDISERIQQDAEWKQILKPSKATAYTGKLSSLQMKTAGIVDFLKSAERKEGGILKSVMGFINPKVPQKKEVEDLDTETLIAHAESVLDKVEGQTKTIENKINILDSEKNELNNALNIATKLQNIDIDLSDLENTIYTSAIAGKMPSAQFEEFKKEVTSITDQIVILEQDAEEDTKILIVITLKEYGSKVSALLRRFEFELYNTSGLSGKPAAIISSAEARINEIDNEKAQLMNELADIAEKWKDDLLILKEQLDIEKNRNEIFSFFGETNKTLMLEAWVPVKKADKAVETINESSEGYSIIEVTDPEEGDDIPIHLDNPRFAKPYEMFVHMYSPPGYNEIDPSIFLALMFPFFFGFCLTDAGYGIADALIGIVLILGLGKVNKMMRNMGIIMVTGGLWAIILGTITNSFLGDIYGRFLIGDPTVAIPGTVEAVNAFAHPDNILIMAIAVGVIYTVIGLIIGARNNLVAGKTKEALGEQIAWLMMFVGVGLAAASFLLGLSSILLYVGGAIAVIAIIMFIYVNGPFGVMDLMGMIGNILSYARLLALGLATGGIAMTVNIFVQLVGGIPYIGLILIPIVFIFGHIANGAFQTFGGIINALRLHYVEFFGQFYIGGSQKFRAFRTKRKITKLGGK
- the ahaH gene encoding ATP synthase archaeal subunit H; its protein translation is MMSISEAITTIKKAENDADKLIEDAKQRSSKMKEEAKEKAEVLIKNAKDEAHEETGDIIFKAEDEAKKETLQISKEADEKINKTKNQAAGKVDEAVDVIVKNIL
- a CDS encoding citryl-CoA lyase; the protein is MAIGRETIENLLKLGNPKWKTSITSVEPNKLKTRGYMQEDLIGNISFSEMVYLLIKGELPPESESKMFEAVLTSFCDHGVTPPSTQAARIIASTGSPMHACVSGGLLAFGKHHAGAIENAMKTIQEGVKRSHGDIEATAREMVDEFLESGNKIPGFGHRYHNEDPRARKLIELAKEYGCSGIHTELALTIQSILLEEKGIRMNIDGANAGILSDMGFDWTIGTGIFMIGRLPALVTHIYEEQTREAPFRKLFDTEEIYYDGIDERRIIKEDEK
- a CDS encoding fumarate hydratase; the protein is MEIVNLIRDAVIEASTTFRKDQFDAYKRAVDMETNENTSWMLELLIKNAEIANKNKVPLCDDTGIPHVLVEIGENVSLPANFFEDIKFGIEKGLIELPARPMAVRGNGIERIEQSKGLYTDPGKLTPPSFILDKSRSDGVNIHILMLGGGPEIRASTYRVFHKRDNRKVFNEVKTWMKSEVKMLGCTPCIPAVGIGRTHFEASSLMVKAMAYGNLNEQSKIEEEITESINSSKVGALGIGGSVTALGSFVRIGPQRASGVRILSMRPCCCVEPRRSSVFLHSSILE